One genomic segment of Gemmatimonadota bacterium includes these proteins:
- a CDS encoding twin-arginine translocation signal domain-containing protein: MPHLPAGIPRRDFLGRVALAGAVLAAPPLLHAEPAPGDWDNRWLDGLTKKHRVIFDTKTWGGGEAFGYPKRYYDAMLDGYGAKPADVQVVIGLHGTAWPLGLADEAWAAWPLGEVVAMNEPGSQSRATRNLTRSDEAGAPYAQTSLASWQKRGASILLCNNTLMRVSRELAAKREGATADATYAELRRAILPGVTLVPAMVAALALAQAKGASYIVGS, translated from the coding sequence GTGCCTCACCTCCCCGCTGGTATCCCCCGTCGCGATTTCCTTGGTCGTGTCGCGCTGGCCGGTGCCGTGCTCGCCGCCCCGCCCCTGCTGCATGCCGAGCCCGCGCCGGGCGACTGGGACAATCGCTGGCTCGACGGCCTGACCAAGAAGCACCGCGTCATCTTCGACACCAAGACGTGGGGCGGCGGCGAGGCCTTCGGCTACCCGAAGCGCTACTACGACGCGATGCTTGACGGCTATGGGGCCAAGCCCGCCGACGTCCAGGTCGTCATCGGCCTGCACGGCACGGCGTGGCCGCTCGGGTTGGCCGATGAAGCCTGGGCGGCCTGGCCGCTGGGCGAGGTGGTGGCGATGAACGAGCCGGGCAGCCAGAGCCGGGCGACGCGGAACCTGACCCGGAGCGACGAGGCCGGCGCGCCCTACGCGCAGACGTCGCTCGCCAGTTGGCAGAAGCGTGGCGCGAGTATCCTGCTCTGCAACAACACGCTGATGCGGGTCTCGCGCGAACTCGCCGCCAAGCGCGAGGGTGCCACGGCGGACGCGACGTACGCCGAACTGCGGCGGGCGATCCTGCCCGGTGTGACGTTGGTGCCGGCGATGGTGGCTGCCCTGGCGCTCGCGCAGGCAAAGGGTGCCTCCTACATCGTGGGCAGCTGA
- a CDS encoding DUF4399 domain-containing protein, which produces MKVPASLALLLPIVACTPAKPPAVTQARVFFVAPAEGMLASDTVHIQLGAEGLKIVAATGKRVEGEAHHHLFIDTDPTADTVMIPKNDAIRHLGTGADTVSLVLAPGRHRIIAVAAWGDHVPVAGAVRDTVTFDVPAAVIKP; this is translated from the coding sequence ATGAAGGTTCCAGCGTCGCTCGCCCTGCTCCTCCCGATCGTGGCGTGTACCCCGGCGAAGCCGCCGGCGGTCACCCAGGCCCGGGTCTTCTTCGTCGCTCCGGCGGAAGGCATGCTGGCCAGCGACACGGTGCACATCCAGCTCGGCGCCGAAGGGTTGAAGATCGTCGCGGCCACCGGCAAGCGTGTCGAGGGCGAGGCGCACCATCACCTCTTCATCGACACCGATCCGACGGCAGATACGGTCATGATCCCGAAGAACGATGCCATTCGCCATCTGGGCACCGGGGCAGACACCGTCTCGTTGGTCCTGGCACCGGGCAGGCACCGGATCATTGCGGTGGCGGCCTGGGGCGATCACGTGCCCGTCGCCGGCGCGGTGCGCGACACCGTGACCTTCGACGTGCCCGCGGCCGTCATCAAGCCTTGA
- a CDS encoding sulfite exporter TauE/SafE family protein — protein sequence MNTVLYLLVGGAAGVLSGLFGIGGGIVIVVVLVSYFKMPIHLATGTSLAALLLPVGLLGAREYYKVGHVDVRAALLIAAGLSLGVWAGARYAQGIAPAMLQRGFAAFLMVMAVRIWLKA from the coding sequence TTGAACACCGTCCTCTATCTGCTGGTTGGCGGAGCTGCCGGCGTGCTCTCCGGACTCTTCGGCATCGGCGGAGGGATCGTGATCGTGGTCGTGCTGGTCAGCTACTTCAAGATGCCGATCCACCTGGCCACCGGCACCTCGCTGGCCGCGCTACTGCTGCCCGTGGGCCTGCTCGGCGCGCGTGAGTATTACAAGGTGGGACACGTGGATGTCCGGGCCGCGCTGCTGATCGCGGCCGGACTCTCCCTCGGCGTGTGGGCGGGTGCCCGCTACGCGCAGGGCATCGCCCCCGCCATGTTGCAGCGGGGGTTCGCCGCCTTCCTCATGGTGATGGCGGTCCGGATCTGGCTCAAGGCTTGA